TTCTTGATTTACCTAGGTGTATCGATGGAGGAAAGATCTGAAAATGAAGCGATATCACCAATGGAGGAGATAAACGAGTTACTGGCGAGTTTGAACCGCCGAGAACCATGAGGATTCTTTGCTGGAACTGTCGTGGGGTTGGTAACCCTGCGACAGTACGTCAGTTGAAGCAACTCCTCGTTGCTAATGTCCCTGATGTTGTCTTTCTTTGCGAACAAAAGTCCAATCTAATAGTTTTAATCGTATCCGATCTATGTGCAGGATGGAAGGTTGCGTGGCGGTTAACTCGGAAGGTAAGAGTGGAGGTCTTACTGTGCTGTGGAGAGAGGGTGTCAAGGTTGAAGTCCAAaacttttccaaaaatcacattgACTCCCTGGTTTCGTTGGAAGAGAGTGAGGTGATCCGGTTCACGGGTTTCTATGGTAATGCTGATCCAAATGCTAGGAACCTGTCGTGGGAAATGTTGAGGAGAATTAAGAAAATGGTTAAGGAGGGATGGATTGTGGGGGGCGATTTTAATGTTATTCTTAACAATGCTGAAAAGGACGGGGGTCGAAAAAAATCGAGGAAAGATATGGAGGATTTTAGTGATATTGTGGAAGAGCTGGCGTTGGTAGACGTTAAGACTAAAAACGGGTGGTTTACGTGGTCAAACAACAGAGAGGGTCCTAACCTTGTTAAGGAGAGACTGGACAGGTTCCTTATCTCTGAGGACTTGGTTGAGAAGATGCCCTTTATTGATACTAGAGAGGTGCGGCAATCTAAGTCTGACCATGAAGCTATTTTCCTTAACACTGTTGGTAACAAGTCGAAAGAGATAGGAAGCGATCATAGGCTTTGGTTCAAGTACGACGCTTGCTGAGCTAAGGAGCAGGAAGCTAGGAATATTATTAAATGTATCTGGACTGATAAGAACAGCGACATGATGAATAAGATGGATAAGGTCCACAGGGAGCTTGGACCGTGGCAATATAGAAGGTACAGACGAATGAAATATGATATCAATAGGCTGGAAAAGAAGATTGGGAAGATTACGGATGGGCCTATCAGTGTGGGATCATCAAACCTTTCTGAAGACTACTCGCGACCAGCTTGGCAAGTTGTATGACGCGGAAGAGAAGTACTGGGCGCAAAGGGCCCGTAACCAATGGTTGAGAGAAGGTGACAGGAATACCCGTTACTTCCATGTGCGGGCAACGGGGCGTAAGAAGAAAAATGCGATTGATAAGCTAAAAGATGCGAACGGTGTATGGCATGAAGATAAGAAGGAAATCAGTCATATTGCTTGGAGCTACTTCCAGAACCTATTCAAAACCTCTATTCGGTCAAATGAGGATGTTGACCTTAATCCTATTCCGGGATGTATTACAGAGAGTATGAATTTTTCTTAAACAGGGAGTTCTCGGATGAAGAGATAATGGCGGCTTTTAAGCAAATGGACCCCAGGAAGGCTCCGGGGATTGATGACCTGTCtgggaatttttttaaagatcaTTGGCAGATTGTTGGCAGCGATATCCTCAGGACCTGTCGTGACATCTTCAACGGGAATAAAAATGTGGATTGCATTAATGATACTCTTATTGTTTTGATCCCTAAGATTAGGAACCCTTGTGATATGTCTAATTACCGCCCTATAAGTCTGTGCAGGGTCATTTGTAAGATTGTTTCAAAAGCCTTGGCGAACTGGATTAAAGTGGTGCTCCCCCAGTGTATCAGTCATAATCAAAGTGCCTTTGTTCCTGGCAGGATGATCCACGATAACGTCTTGGTCGCTCATGAGCTTGTGCACTATCTTCGCAGCTCTAAAAACGGTCCTAATAAAGGCTGTATGATCAAGCTCGATATGAGCAAGGCTTATGACTGGGTGGAGTGGAGCTTCCTCGAAAAAGTGATGTTAAAAATGGGCTTCTCTAATAATTGGGTTGAAAAGATAATGAATTGCGTTTGTTCAGTTCGGTATAGAGTGAAGTGCAATCGGAATCTTACGGATATTATTACTCCAGAGAGGGGACCTCGCCAAGGAGATCCCCTCTCCCCTAATTTGTTTCTATTGTGTATGGATGTTTTTTCCCGTATGTTGTTAAACGCTCAAGCGAATAATGAGTTAAAGGGCATCCGTGCGAGTAAGGATGGCCCTAGAATCAACCATCTATTTTTTGTTGATGATGCTCTGTTGTTTGTCAGGAACCAATGCAAAGAGGTGGATGTCTTCATGAAAATCTTAGACAACTTCTCTCGTATGTCAGGTCAGAGTATAAACTTGGAAAAGTCTATGGTGTGCTTTAGTCCCAATACTTCTGCTTCCCATCGCTTGGTCTTGGGGAGTTTGCTCAAGATGAAAGTTGTGGATAAGATCGACAGTTACTTAGGTCTTCCCATCCCTGCGGCGAAGAAGAGATCGAGTATTTTTAAGAGTATCTTGGACCGCATGGCTTGCAGAATCAATAGCTGGTCGAAACGTCTTTTGTCTAATGGTGGAAAGGAGATCTTCATTAAGTCTGTTCTCCAAGCGCTCCCTACTTATGCTTTTTCGGTCTTCATGCCCCTGAAGGGGGTGATCGAGGAGATCCAGTCCATGATATGTCGGGTCTGGTGGGGAGGGGGGAGAAGAGAAGGGGTTGGAGTATGTTAAACTGGGACTGAATGTGTCATCCCAAAGGTATGGGAGGCCTTGGTTTTAAGGACCTAAGGTTGTTTAATATTGCTCTGCTGGGCAGACAAATGTGGCAGCTAATTCACTGTAAGGAAACCCTCTGTTATAATGTTTTAAGTGCGAAGTATTTCCCTGACGGCAACGTCTTCCTTCCTAAGTGCATGGACAAGCCCTCCTTTACGTGGCAGAGCATAGCCCAGGCTGCTAAGATTCTAAAAGAGGGTTTCGGGTGGACTTTGGTGATggcaaaaatattaacatttggCATGATAACTGGGGTCTTGAGGGCCTGTCGGGAAAGTCTATCTGCATGGACAAAGTATGGTTAAGGAGGTTTATGTGAGGGATTTGTTTAATGAGAGCAAAGACGACTGGGACAGAGAAAGGGTGTCGaagatttatggtgattttatGAGGGACCAAATTTGCAATATTCCCATTATTCATAATGGACCGAATGATCATCGTACTTGGTTCCATAATCCGCACGGGGTGTTTTCTTCGAAATCTGCTTATTCGTGGCAGATCCTCAAGCAGATCAGTTTTGGGCCTCACAAGATTTTCTGGAAAATCATTTGGAAGCTAAAAACCCTCCCGAAAATCTGTATTTTTTGCTAGAGAGTTGGACATAATATTTTGCCTACGTATGAAAAAATATCAAGCATTCGACCTGGTTTTGTCGATACATGTCCGAGATGTGGGAAAGAGAGGGAATCTCTTATTCATGCTCTGAAAGATTGCCCGAAGGCTCGAAAGGTGCTGGAGATTGGTGGCCTTGACAGCAAGCTCCTGAATGGGAATTATCTCTGATGTGTTGATTGGATTGAGGGGGCGGCGAGAGTGATGGATATCAAGGCTGTTTCTCACTTTATCACTGTCCTCTGGAACGTATGGAATAGTAGAAATAATAGTATTTTCAGGGGGGTTGAAGAAGATGCTAAGGTGATCTGGGATCAGGCTGCGTCTTTAAGCAAGGACTTTCggatttttaatttgttggagGATCCTGTGCTTCCGAGAAAGACAGATAATAAAGCTTGGAAAAAGCCGAATCAggatactattaaaattaattttgactCAACTGTTTATGGTATGAGTGCGTGGTATGGATTGGTGGCAAGGGATGCCGATGGTTTTGTTCATGGGGGACGCGTGGGCTTTGTTAATAAGGAGCTGCATACGGAGTGGGCGGAGTTGCAGGCAATGGAAGAAAGCATTTATTTCGCCCGGTCAAAAAACTGGAATTCGGTGGAGTTGGAGTCAGACTGCGCAAGTTTAGTAAATTGGTTCAATTGTAGGCAAGAGGATTTGACCATGCTGGGCCACCGGTTGCGGGAGATCCAGAAGCTTACCAATTATTTAAGTCATTTCTCTTTTAATTGGGCCCCTCGATGTTGTAACAAAGTGGCTAATGCTCTTTGTAGTTGGGCTAAAACAAACAATTGTAAAATGGATTTTAATATGGATTACCCTTTGGAGATCCATGAGCTTGTTTTAATTGACGCTATTAATTGAGGTTTGACCCTTGTGgtcatttttttatcaaaaaaaagaatgtcgcctggtagcgcattgaccaagtttttttagctctttagaGGGGAAGTGATATTGAGCGAGCAGGG
This sequence is a window from Gossypium raimondii isolate GPD5lz chromosome 5, ASM2569854v1, whole genome shotgun sequence. Protein-coding genes within it:
- the LOC105767060 gene encoding uncharacterized protein LOC105767060, yielding MDIKAVSHFITVLWNVWNSRNNSIFRGVEEDAKVIWDQAASLSKDFRIFNLLEDPVLPRKTDNKAWKKPNQDTIKINFDSTVYGMSAWYGLVARDADGFVHGGRVGFVNKELHTEWAELQAMEESIYFARSKNWNSVELESDCASLVNWFNCRQEDLTMLGHRLREIQKLTNYLSHFSFNWAPRCCNKVANALCSWAKTNNCKMDFNMDYPLEIHELVLIDAIN